In Odocoileus virginianus isolate 20LAN1187 ecotype Illinois unplaced genomic scaffold, Ovbor_1.2 Unplaced_Contig_11, whole genome shotgun sequence, one DNA window encodes the following:
- the CLEC4E gene encoding C-type lectin domain family 4 member E, whose product MNSSTSPASQSTERRCFSSQLFLWAIAGTAILLLSACFITRCVVTYGIFQLCDEKKFQPPGDSMELSCYNDGSGSVKNCCPLKWVHFQSSCYFFSVNIMSWTASLKNCSSMGAHLVVINTQEEQEFLHHAKPRNKEFYIGLTDQVVEGQWKWVDGTPLTKSLSFWDAGEPNNLVTLEDCATIRDSSNPRQNWNDVPCFSRMFRICEMPERKI is encoded by the exons atgaattcATCCACATCACCAGCATCACAAAGCACAG AGAGAAGATGCTTCTCTTCCCAGCTGTTCTTGTGGGCCATTGCTGGCACTGCCATCCTGCTCCTGAGTGCCTGTTTTATCACCAGATGTGTTG TGACATATGGCATCTTTCAACTATGTGATGAGAAAAAGTTCCAGCCACCTGGGGATTCCATGGAACTCTCCTGCTATAATGATGGATCAg GTTCAGTCAAGAATTGCTGTCCATTGAAGTGGGTCCATTTTCAATCCAGCTGCTACTTCTTTTCTGTTAACATCATGTCCTGGACAGCAAGTCTAAAAAACTGCTCGAGCATGGGCGCTCACCTGGTGGTTATCAACACGCAGGAGGAGCAG GAATTCCTTCACCATGCAAAACCTAGAAACAAAGAGTTTTATATTGGACTGACAGACCAGGTGGTTGAGGGTCAGTGGAAATGGGTAGATGGTACACCTCTCACAAAGTCTCTGAG CTTCTGGGATGCAGGGGAGCCCAACAACCTGGTTACCTTGGAGGACTGCGCCACCATAAGGGACTCCTCAAATCCAAGGCAAAACTGGAATGATGTGCCCTGTTTCTCCAGGATGTTTCGGATTTGCGAAATGCCAGAAAGaaagatttga